A window of Magnolia sinica isolate HGM2019 chromosome 13, MsV1, whole genome shotgun sequence genomic DNA:
tgggccataccacaagaaacatggggattgaaaacctaccattaaaaacttcttgggggccacggaattttaaaaaataaataaataatgcccCCAATAGAACTGTAGAAGGGCTAATCAATGGATAGCatacaagcatcacggtggcagctttcaatggtggacgtctctATCCTCATTTTTTTTCGTGTGTCGTGGTCCACCTGACCTGTGGATCTGTATCATGTCCTAAATTGAGCTgtgaaaacagatgaacggagtggatataacaaatacatcatggtggcccccatagaGCTTACGGCTGCAGGAATCCCCAACAGGTCATCCGCGTCCGTGGTACCTTCAGCTGTGACTTCTACACGCGTGTAGGCTCAGCAAAAGCTATGGTAATACATACACACAGACCCCCTTGAGTGCTTTAAATACCACTCTCACTCAATCAAGagagattaaagataaaaaaagaagaagaaaaagggtcTCTAATCTCTCTATAGACATATAGAAATgagaggagagaaggagagagtatGTGTGACAGGTGCAGGTGGGTTTGTAGCCTCTTGGGTGGTCAACCTTCTCCTATCTAAGGGATACATAGTCCATGGAACTGTTAGAGACCCAGGTAAATAAATCTATTCCTTTGTGTTTTCTTTTGGGCTGGGCTTTTATCTGGCTTTGGCCTTTTGGACCATTGAATCCGCTGGGTCCAGGCCCATGACTTGCCAAAGACCAAGCCCAAGTTTTTTTCTTTAAGGCCTGAAAAGCCCAGTTCAGGTCTGTTTATGGATGTTTAGGGGATGGACTTGGGCTAGACTTTTAGGCAGTGGGCTGGGTTGAACCCCAGAGTTGCCCATTAACCGACCCAACGGACCTACATGGTGGTCAGCCATGAACACATAGAGACTAATCTCATTCTTAGAAATTTCTAGGTACTGGAATTTATAGGGAGATTTTTTTAATTTGTGGGTTTTCTTGTAATATTATCAGGAAAGTttcaataaaaacaaaataaaaatatataaattaataaatagttttaaaattttaaacatattACTATTAGTGAATtgcttaaattattttttttttggaaaattttttACATTAAGATTGCCATATCTCCACgataaaattatattaaaaaaactgAAAACTCCCATATTTTGAAAATCCTGCCATCATATCATttcattaataattttttaaatagaGTTGGACATTTGTTTCTCTCTGCAATTgatttcctttcatttttctttctcaatGATGAAGTCATGAGTCATGACTCATGGTGATCATATGTGATCCTATAAAATATATGACACGTGGGGTAGTGGTAGTTTTTCCTGGTGGGCCACAGCTCAAAATTTCACCAGCTGGATGATCTTAACTGCTTGGTTGTTaatttgaagggctaactacaaTCATTTTCTTCTATTCAATGTCTTtatatttttattcattttctttgAGTCAGTCGATGAATTCGTGGAGATTTGTGAGGTGGGTGTCTTGTTTTTTACTGTGTGTTTGTAGTCACCTGTTCtcactttaattttatttttcgtcACTGGTCTTTGAATTTCTGTAGTTTTCTCATGGGCCtgttataatataaatatatacatatagatgTTATTGTATTCTTTatctttttgaaaatttcagaCATGGATTAGTACTGTTTGTCTGAAtggatctttatatatatatatatatatataatggagtGAAGCAAATTGGATGTTACCTGAGCTTACTGGAATATACTGTTTGCCTGAAGTTCTAGAACTACATGACATGCAACAACAATTTTCAGGAAAATTTTGGATTTCTTACAAATTCAAAAGATGGTATTGTTAAGAAATTCTATATGATCATTATCCTTATGGTTGAATTTGAAAGTGTTTATTCATGGTAGAAGCAAATTAAAATCACACGGGATATACTTCTAGGCATGTATGAATTAATGCAAACATTAAAAAGTCCCTTTGGTGGAGAATGGAGGATGATCGAAGCTCactttctatctcatttttctctcGAAATGGCCAAGGAAGTTTTCCTTATATCAATGGCCTgctatccatggtggggccaatcagATCGATGGGCCAAGTCACCAACCTTTTGCTCACTTATCATTGGGTCAAAGATTGTGAGGCTCCTTGTTTTTAAAATCTCtcccatcaatttttttttataccaAACTTGGCTTTTTATCTATATTTGTTTCGCTTCTATTTTGTTAATATTGATCAAAATCATTTGCAGATGATGAAAAGAATGCCCATTTGAAGAAATTGGAGAAGGGCTCAGAGAACCTGCAACTCTTCAAGGCAAACTTGCTGGACTATAATTCCCTGTGCGTGGCCATTGCAGGATGCAGTGGAGTCTTCCATGTTGCAAGCCCGGTTCCTCCAGGCAGCGTGCCCAATCCGGAGGCAAGTTCACATCACAATTAGAGGCTGTTTTCATGGCATCACAAAGTAtcaggatgtgtttggatgctccaTCGAATAGAAATGCGATAATTCAATTCGACACGGGAAATGAGGGACTAGTAGACTAGCAATTCAAAATCCAATTTGAAATGCATGCCATTGCAATTATGGGTCGGTCTTTTGTATGAAATTAAATGGACCCCCCTCCATTGTGGTCATTTGCTCTACTTTTAATTGGATTATTGCTATTCGATCCAAGCATCCAACCACACCTCCGATTGAATGTTGTTACACTCAGCCCAGGTTCTCACATTTTATAAGCTTTAGTATGAAAGAATTCTAATATGCTCAAAAGTGAATTTTTTGCTATAGCTGATCACCTATCTTCTAAGTACCAATTGCACTTCTCTAAATATTGATGAACGGGACACCCTTGTATGTATCCATGTCAGGACTTCCTGAAAAAATCATATTCATTCATTGCTTTAGTACAGCCAGGGTCATGCTCTATTTCCCAAACAATGAATTACAGTAAGTcctcacaaaccaaaaaaaataaaaataaataaataaatggatgaTATCTACACCCAACCAACCAATTTGCATACATCCATTTTCCATTTTGAGAGTTGAGATAGTAAAAAGAATGGAAAATGGGTTTATACAAATAAAAAGATTAAGTTCAAATAGCACCTCTCCAggttataaaatatatatatatatatatatatatatatatataaaataaaatttaaaaacattGGTCATCAATGAATATTACTATTGTTTACTTATATTTCATACTGTTGTGAATGCCTATTTTCTTTGTCTCTTGGACAAACTAAATGCATTTACCTCATAAACCAACAGCATGGGATGCTGGTCTTTCTTACCTCAGGAACTCACATAGCTCTTGTTTTGCAGATTGAATTGGTCGAGCCCGCTGTGACGGGTACACTGAATTTACTCAAGGCATGTTCTGAGATGGGAGTAAAACGAGTTGTTGTTGTTTCGTCCATGCAAGCTATCGTGATGAATCCGAATTGGCCACGCGATAAAGTTATGGATGAGGATTGTTGGTCTGACAAGGAATATTGTAGAACAAGCAAAGTAAGTCcctgtaaattttattttattattttttaaaaaataccatTTACTACTAAAAGGGTAAAATCAGCTGTATAGATGCCGATTTTGAACTGTTGAGAAGATCCTCTATTGGTATGGCGGTTAGCAGGAGTTAGGACTGTCATGCTAAATGATAACACTGGTCTTCTTGGGCCTACCATTTTATTTGAATGATTTAAAGTCTGTTTAGATGTTCAGATGAATTGAATTGTGATAGTCGATTCAATGAAAAGGAAACTACCCAAGTGGGGTGGTACCATTTTAATCCCTATTAATGAACAATCGAAATTCCATGTTTCTTAGTTGTATTTGAAACGACCAAATAATTCAACGTTCTTCATTTCGTCTTTTATAGAATTGACTAATTGTGATTTGGTTTAATTGAGCATCTGAACTCACCCTTATATTAGGACTTGCAACCAACATTTTCGCACTTCTCCTCTTGAACCATCTGAACAATGTTTGGGAGATGGATATCCAAAGACTCTACTAACATATTGAGATTACATGATGCAAATGGTCTAGGTTTTCTTTTTAGGAAGAAAGCAAAGTTATATTGAAGAAAATAAATTCCCCAAAAATATATACAGCATTGGCTCAGGACCCTATTCATTTTGAGGTGTGACTGAATTTTAAAATGCAAAAGTCCAAAGAAAAATGAAGTTCATCACAAGCACTGTTAGTGCAACATGAACCTTTCATTTGAGATGGATGTGAGAGCTATCCTGAATTGATACCATTGGTGCAATCATGGAATATTGTATCTCATTAAAATCACATACTTAATCCTACATGCATCTATTTCGTTCTTTGGAAATTGTATATATCAGTGGGAACCTTGCGTCAACATGggtaatattttgaacttgattaataTATAGTTGGACCATATTACATATGATTATTCATAACTGAATTAACTTAATTAGAGAAGACTCTTGATCTATGGAACTTTATGTTATGAGCACGGATAAAGGACTTATATACATAATAAGCTAAGCTCCTATTTCATGTTATCACCAGGATGAATACGGATGGTATTCCCTTGCCAAGACAACAGCAGAGAGCAAGGCTCTGGAGTATGCAGAGAAGAATGGGCTTGATGTTGTAACAGTCTGCCCATCCTGGGTTATTGGGCCATTGCTGCAACCCACCGTGAATGGCAGCAGCATCCATATGATCAAGTTACTGAAAGGTCAGTCCTTAAAGCTATCATCTTCTTGCGTTCAATACTATGGTAATTGAAGTAATGCTAGCAAGTGTCAAGGGATGCATGTATGTATGCGCATACAAATTAATATGGTGACCTGGCGATTGAAACCCAAGGCCCGTGTTCGCAACACACCATCTCCATACCATTGGGCTTTGATGCTCGACCACTGTACCATCGGCTCTATAGGCAGGGTGGGTCCAAATTGGTTTATGAACTGGAAGGCTAGCTCTTTGTGATCTCAGATATTTAGGGTGTTTGGTTGCACCTGATATCAAGATATTTCATTATTGAACAGTTTAATTTAGtgcaaaattttatgatatttcatgaaattttgtgcaaccaaacacatcctcAGAGTAATACTTGCATCCCAGTTCCCAATAACTATGTCATTCATTCAACGACTCCATAGGGTGATCTCTCTAGCAGATCAGGCATCATGGAAACTACAGGATTCAATCCCATGACTCTCCCGATTAATACGGGTGCACCCACCAACTTGGATTTGAGTGGGTTGGCTTAGATGTCTAGTGTTTCATGAACAGTAAGTTGCCGACCATCTTTCATTGATTTTATATATTAAGATTATCACAATGTTTAAATTTTGTTACGCCATGAAAAAGGAGCTTCGAAAACTGTCCATTTGATCTAGCTTCTTACATGATGCGGGAACAGGAATGTATGAGACAGTGGAAAATAGAGTTTATGTGATTGTTGATGTTCGAGACGTGGCCGAAGCGCTGTTGTTGGCATATGAGACGCAGGAAGCATCGGGAAGATACATATGCTGTTCACATCTGATACGACTTCAAGATCTCATCGGCAAGTTGAGGAGCATCAATCCTAACATCAGCTATCCAAAAAAGTAAGGTCCTTTGCTACAGTAGCTTAATGAAGCTGGCAAATTCCACTTGTTTAGATCCTAGGCCCTCTGAACATGACATGTACAATGAGCATCTTAGCTGTCCATTAGATGGGACCAGCCATGTAGATCATCATAACAACCTTGCCAATTATCTCAACTATATTACTCATCCTGTTTCACCAATCACATTTGAAACAGTAATTCTCATGGTTGCTCGGCGAAGGCTTTATGACCAGTTGCCCATTTAACATCAACCCTTCTCCTTTAACCAGGCTTGCCCCCCACCATGTATATTCCGtggtccaaaaatcagtttgGTCCACTCGGCAGGTAGGTCACAATGTATGTAACAAAAGGATGGTTGGGAAAACTTGGCCGAGTTTTTAAGCCACCATTTGTTTCATACATGGTAACTCATTGACGAGTGCACCGACTTGAGCTTTAGGCAATGGAAACCCACCTGATTGATGGATTGGCTCTCACGCATGTGGGCCACATTGGTGAAGGCCTGCAGGCCTGATCAACAAAAAGCAGGATCCAATGGAACTACATGATCTGATTTTTAGGTGGACCTTTGTGAAACTTAAGATGGATGTCCTTGTTCCAGTGGTCTGTCAAAAACACTACAGGAGCAAGATCAAACTATTCCACTCATTTGATTCATAGTTAGGATTGCCCACTGTATACAATCGATAGTTCTGATCGTATGATAGAAGCCAATGGACAAAAGTAGTTCAACATCTCTttcctctctattttctctctttgtTGTTTTTGTCATTGTGTACTTTTACCTcaacgattttttatttttatttttaaacacatgcgcacacaccccacacactcacgctagtggaatttcaccacctatgaatactcgaacccttgaccgggtgttgaaactccggagagtctaccacccgagcaagagtaaggttCCTCAACGAGTTGAAGCTTAGAGGAGATGATTAATATCAGATAAGATCTTATCCTTATCTCCTCTAAACCATCTTGCTCCTCATTTGAATTCAAGAGGATGGGGAAGAGAGGGTGCCCACACAGAGTTAAATTAGGGAAATCTGTGTGGGACTCATCCAGTAGTGGTTGcccacaagtgggtcccacagcccAAGTCCAACAGTTGACACATGTAGTGACTTGTAGAAGGAGATGGATATGCAACCATATGGCATCAGCAATCCTCTTAGTTCAATATGCTTGAATGGATGGTGTCCCTCCTTATACCTATCTATTTTTCTACTGGCAGTTATATAGAGGTAGAGGAAGAGTTGAAGCTGAGTTCTGAGAAACTGAAGAGATTGGGGTGGACATACAGGCCATTAGAAGATACCCTTGCTGACATTGTGGAATACGTTCAAGGGGCTGGTCATTTGAACAAGGATTAGGTTACTTCCATTTATCTTTGTTACTCTTCTTTCTATggacatcattatcacatcacaTCACTATAATGTTATTGTAGCCATATCGCAGCTATGTGGAGTCAGCTTTAAGGTTATTGTTTGTCCAATGATGTTAATATACGCATATGTGGGCACTTATTCAAAAATCTATTTAAACGAACCTTATCAAGGCTTTGGAATACATGGACATATGGACATGATCAATTTTGCATTTGGGTGCACTATTGAATTGTGATGATTAGTTCATTAAAATGGAAATGACTATATTGCCGTTACAATACTTTCAAGTTGGAACTGAAAGCAATGCAACTATAATTTGAGGGATGCTTCATCGTTGTTCTTAGAGACTACATGCGTATGTTGCCCAGTGCTCCCTTGGGACACATATAATATATTTTTAAGGGTTTACTATTGATAATGTCATTTTactattttgagagagagagagagagagagagagagagagagagagagagagagagagagagagagagagcagagtaACATACACTCATATGCTAAAATGATTTGGTGAACACTCTAATAAGTCCCTTATTATGTACTTGTTTCTTGACAAAAGCTAATCTTTCACATTAATACCAACTAACGATGGGTTCTTAAACTTCACTTATACTTATGGACTAAAATGCTCTCATAGTAAATTGAGAAAGTGACTACTCTAGGTGCAGATCGAGTAAAAAAGAAATCTTGGGTGAAGCTTAAGAGCTAATCACCTTGGGGGTGTTCAAACAAGAGATACATAAATAGTAACAAATCACAATTGGATGAATTAGAGGGTCGTGATgtcatttggatgcatgtaaaatTTTAAGTTATAAACACTTTACACCTGTAAAGAGTTTCTGGTGTAAACTGTTTCCATGCTATCCTgtttggcttttaaatggtaaaGTGTTTACATGTAAACAGTTTATGTTTTGGGTTAACTATTAAAAGGTTTACAATGTATAAAGTGGGTATTCACACCACATAGATCTTAGCCAGTAAATGCCACCAACATCTTTAAATCACATAAAAGGGGTTTTATTTGTTTGGGAGCCTTAAGAGAGCATCAGGGGATGCACAtattagatggattggatgaccTACACCCATCATAGTAGGCTTTGCACaatctaaaaagtttttaatggtgggcatcccatccCAACTTTTCCCTGCCGTGTGGCCCGCTTTTAACTTGAAAAGTGGGCAACATGCCTCATGGATTGGCATTTTTGTTCCCTTACTGTGAATGTTAACCTAGAATGTGGTCAAATGGCTCATCAATAAGCATTAGGTGCGCTTACCTAGATTTTTAACTTAAAAATTGGACAAAATATCTTGAGGATAGGGATTTGCATGCCCATACcttcttttttataaataaaaaaataaaaaaataataaaaaaataaaataaaataaaaaaacttgaaAATGGATAAAATGCTTTAAGAGTTAGCATTTTGGTACGTCTATATATATTTAGAACTTGCAAATCACACTAGGCATTTTTGTGCACCCTACAAAGACTTTTAGCTTGAAAACAAGTACCCCTTAAATTTTAACTTGGAAAGTGGCAAAGTGCCTCATTGATATGCATCTTGGTGCCTTCACCTAGATTTTTAACTAAGAATTGAGCCAAGTGACTCAAGGATAGGCATTTAGGTGCCCAACCTTATATTTTGAACTTGACAATGGGCAAAATGCCTCATGGATGGGTATTTCAGTTCCATTACTAAGATAAACTGGCAAAGTGCCTCATTGATAAGCATCTTGGTGCCTTCACCTAGATGTTTACCAAAAACTTTGGGCAAAGTAACTGAAAGATAGGCATTTAGGTGTCCAACCTTATAATTTGAACTTGACAATGGGTGAATGCCTCGAGGATTGGCATTTTTGTgactttttcagattttttacTAAAAAAGTGTGAAAAATGCCACAAGGATTGACTAGGTGTCATTACTAAGATTTGGGCAAAATACCTTCATGATGGGCATTTTTGTGTCCTCTGATTTTAActtgagaagtggaaaaatgCCCCATAAATAGGCATTTAGGTCTCTCACCTAGATTTTTAACTTAAACTTTGTGCCAAATGACTCAAGGATAGGCATTTAGCTACCAGACCTAGATTTGTGACTTGAAATAACAAAATGCCTCAAAGATTGACATTTTGGTGCCTTTATCCATATTTTATACTTGAAAAGTATACAAAATGCTTTTAAAATAAGCATTTGGTATCTCTACCaagatttttaacttgaaaagtggGCAAAAGGACTCAATGATGAGTATTTTGATGCTCTTACATTGATTTGACTTGGAAAGTGGCAAAATACATCATTGACAGGTATTTAGATGCCCTCACCTaaatttttaacttgaaaattgaGCACAATGCCTCATGGATAGGCACTTTGATTCCCATACATATTCTTAACTTAAAAGTGAGAAAAATTCATCAACAATTGgcattttattacctttattcaGATTAACTTGAAAAGTATGCAAAATGCCTCAAGGATGTGCATTTCATTGTTGTTACTAAGATTTTTTTTACTTGAAAAAGGGGTCAATTGCCTTAAGGATGGCCATTTTGGAGCCCTTACCCTGAAATTTAACTTAAAAAGTGGCAAACTGCCTCATTGATAGGGATGTCAGTACCCTCTCCTAGATTTTTAACTCGAAATTGGGTGAAATGACTTCAAGATAGGCATATGTTCCTCTGCGTAAATTTTAAACAGAAAAATAGGTAAAATTCCGCAAGGATTGGCATTTTAGTGCCTTATCCAATTTTAACTTAAAAGGTATGCAAAATACCTTAAGGATATGTATTTTAGTGACCTTACTCAGActttttgatggggacatcacgcgcacacgcgcactcacgccgccccccctacgcacgtacatacgTAAAAGGAGGAcctcaccatcgatctggctcgatgacgacgtccaaggagggcctcctagctagaagtgaAGTTtttgttcagaaaagtggcccgatagtcaagaaaagcccaccatgggatctcatgatcgtggcccactcgtcgaattggttttatatttttggttttacttattgttattatttagaacatcgtgaacgctttagattttcttgtttggtttttattttagtttacttcatcgccaagtaataggtgtcacacatggtgcgagtttttaggtatagggttctccctataaataggcaccccttgtagatCTTTTCAtggattgaagttaataaaaaaattcctgctttatttttctgctctcttcgtgagttgtgaaagaattcaaaagtgggtgcaaagccctctCTTTTCGAAGGCCTAACTAccatggtgtgaagccacatcgatctcaattcacccccatctt
This region includes:
- the LOC131222360 gene encoding cinnamoyl-CoA reductase 1-like, which codes for MRGEKERVCVTGAGGFVASWVVNLLLSKGYIVHGTVRDPDDEKNAHLKKLEKGSENLQLFKANLLDYNSLCVAIAGCSGVFHVASPVPPGSVPNPEIELVEPAVTGTLNLLKACSEMGVKRVVVVSSMQAIVMNPNWPRDKVMDEDCWSDKEYCRTSKDEYGWYSLAKTTAESKALEYAEKNGLDVVTVCPSWVIGPLLQPTVNGSSIHMIKLLKGMYETVENRVYVIVDVRDVAEALLLAYETQEASGRYICCSHLIRLQDLIGKLRSINPNISYPKNYIEVEEELKLSSEKLKRLGWTYRPLEDTLADIVEYVQGAGHLNKD